GGATGTGCGAGGCCAGCGCGAGCACCGGGAGCCCGCTGCGCTGGGCGTCGTACAGGCCCTGGATGAGGTGGGTGTTGCCGGGCCCGCAGGAACCGGCGCAGACCGCCAGACGACCCGTCAGCTCGGCGTCGGCCGCCGCCGCGAAGGCGCCCGCCTCCTCGTTCCTGACGTGCACCCACTCGATCCCGTCCGCCCGCCGGATGGCGTCCACCACGGGGTTGAGGCTGTCCCCCACCACGCCGTAGACCCGCTCCACCCCGGCCTGCCGGAGCACCTCGACCATCTGCTCGGCCACACTGACCACGGTTCCACCTTTCTTGGCACACGGTTCTTGGCACACGGTTCGGAAGACAGGGGCTCGGGGAACTGCGACGCCAGCCTCCGAAAGGTGATCGTCGCGTGGATGGTCAGGCACTTTCGCAGTGACCCGCACGCCAGATCTCCTCGCAGTTCCCCGAGCCCCTGGACAGTGCAACCGAGCGCCCTGCCAACAGTGCAGCCCCTGGCCGGGGCCGGCCTATTCGGCTGCCAGGTGCGGCGGTTCGGCCCCGCTGCCGACCGCTGGGCCCGACTGCTGCTGGCGCCGGGCCGGCTCCCGGCCGGGGGGCTGGAGGCAGCGTTCGGGGGTCTCCGGGACCGCCATCGGGCGGGAGGCGGGGCGGCCGGGTTCGACCCGGAGCGGTTCGCCCTCGTGCAGGAGGTTCAGCGAGGAGCCCCGGCGGAGCGTGTAGGTGGTCCTGGTGTGGGTGATCTCGACGTGCAGCAGGGTGCCCCGGATCTTCATCGCGAAGGCGAGCCGCCGCAGCCCGGCGGGCAGCCTGGGCCGGAACGACAGCTGGTCGCCGTGGTCCCGCAGGCCGCCGAACCCGGCCACCAGGGCCAGGCAGGCCCCGGCCAGCGAGGCCATGTGCAGGCCGTCCTTGGTGTTGCCGCCGAGGTCGTGCAGGTCCATCAGGGCGGCTTCGGCGGTGTAGTCGTAGGCCAGGTCGAGCTGGCCCACCTCGGCCGCGATCACCGCCTGGGTGCAGGCGGAGAGCGAGGAGTCCCGGACCGTCAGGCGTTCGTAGTAGGCGAAGTTGCGGGCCTTCTGCTCGTCGGTGAAGGCGTCCCCGCGCACCTGCATGGCCAGCACCAGGTCGGCCTGCTTGACCACCTGCTTCCGGTACAGGTCGAAGTAGGGGTAGTGCAGCAGCAGCGGGTACTTCTCCGGCGGGGTGGCGTCGAAGTCCCAGAGCTGGTGGTCGGTGAAGCCGTCGGCCTGCGGGTGCACCCCGAGCTTCTCGTCGTACGGGATGTACATCGCTCGGGCGGCGTCCCGCCAGGCGGCGGTCTCCTCGGTGTCGACGCCGAGCGCGGCGGCCACCGTCTGGTGCCGGGCGGCGGCCTCGGCGGCGGCTCGCAGGTTGGTCTGCGCCATCAGGTTGGTGAAGACGTTGTTGTCGGCCACCGCGCTGTACTCGTCGGGACCGGTGACGCCCTCGATCCGGAACCGCCCGGCCGCGTCGTGGTGACCGAGCGAGCGCCACATCCGGGCGGTCTCCACCAGCAGTTCGAGCCCGTACGCCTTCTCGAACTCCACGTCGCCGGTGGCCCGGACGTACCGGACGGCGGCCACCGCGATGTCGGCGCCGATGTGGAACGCGGCGGTCCCGGCCGGCCAGTAGCCCGAACACTCCTCGCCACGGATCGTCCGCCAGGGGAACACCGCACCGGCCAGCCCGAGTTGGGCCGCCCGCTCGCGGGCCAGCGGCAGCGTGGTGTGCCGCCAGCGGAGGGCCTGCTTGACCGCGTCCGGCAGGCAGTAGGTGAGCACCGGGAGCACGAAGGTCTCGGTGTCCCAGAAGCTGTGCCCGTCGTAGCCGGGGCCGGTCAACCCCTTGGCGGGGATGGCCCGTTCCTCGCTCCGGGCGCCGGCCTGGAGCACGTGGAAGAGCGCGAACCTGACCGCCTGCTGGAGTTCCACGTCGCCGTCGATCTGGATGTCGCTGGTCTCCCAGAAGTCCTTGAGGAACTCCCGCTGTTCGGCCACCAGGCCGTTCCAGCCGGTGTACCGGGCGGCGGTCAGCGCGGCCTCCACCTGGTCCCGGACGGCGGGCAGCGAGCGGGTCGCCGACCAGCCGTACGCGGTGAACTTGGTCAGCCGCAGCTCCTCGCCGGGGTGCAGCACGGTGGTGACGCTGACCCGGCCCTGGTCCTCGGCGCACTCGGCGGTGACGTGGAAGCCCTCCGGGCCCTCGATCAGGTGGTCCATCCCGACCGCCACCCGCTGGCCGCTGTACCTGGTCCGGTGCACCAGCACCGCCTTGGTACCGGCCGCCATCCGGGCCTCGGCCACCAGCGGGGCCTCCAGCACGGCGGCCGCCCTGGGGTCGGCCTCGGCCCCGCCGGGCAGCTGCTCGTTGGCCACCAGCTCGGACTGCAGCACGACCCGGATCGGGCCGTCCACGGCGGTGACCCGGTAGTCCACCGCGGCGATCGCCCGCTGGGTGAGCGAGACCAGCCGGGTGGAGGACACCTTGACGGTCCGGCCGGCCGGCGAGGTCCACTCCGCGTCCCGCCGGAGCAGGCCCTCCCGGAAGTCCAACCGCCGCTGGTGGTGCCGGAGTTCGCCGTACCTGAGATCGAAGGGCTCGTCGTCCACCAGCAGTCGGATGATCTTGCCGTTGGTGACGTTGATGACGCTCTGGCCGGACTCGGGGTAGCCGTAGCCGCCCTCCGCGTACGGCAGCGGACGGAGCTCGAAGACGCCGTTCAGGTAGGTGCCGGGCAGGCCGTGCGGCTCTCCCTCGTCCAGGTTCCCGCGCAGGCCGATGTGGCCGTTGGAGAGCGCGAAGACCGACTCGGCCCTGGCCTGGCCGCCGAGGTCGAGGCCGTGCTCGGCGATGCCCCAGGGGTCGACGGTGAAGGTGGTCTGCGGGCTCATCGGCCGGCCTCCCGCTGACCCTCGATCAGTTCGGCGAGATCGTCCACCACCAGGTCGGCGCCGTGCTCGCGGAGCGCCTGGGCCTGCCCCGTCCGGTTCACCCCGACCACCGCGCCGAACCCGCCGGCCCGGCCGGAGGCGACGCCCGCCAGCGCGTCCTCGAAGACGGCGGCGTGCGCGGGTTCGGTGCCGAGCGCCCTGGCCGCGGCCAGGTAGGTGTCGGGGGCGGGCTTGCCTGGGAGGTGCTCCCGGCCGGCCACCAGTCCGTCGATCACCACGTCGAACATGTCGTCGATCCCGGCCGCGCGCAGCACGTCCCGGCAGT
This genomic interval from Kitasatospora gansuensis contains the following:
- a CDS encoding glycoside hydrolase family 65 protein, producing the protein MSPQTTFTVDPWGIAEHGLDLGGQARAESVFALSNGHIGLRGNLDEGEPHGLPGTYLNGVFELRPLPYAEGGYGYPESGQSVINVTNGKIIRLLVDDEPFDLRYGELRHHQRRLDFREGLLRRDAEWTSPAGRTVKVSSTRLVSLTQRAIAAVDYRVTAVDGPIRVVLQSELVANEQLPGGAEADPRAAAVLEAPLVAEARMAAGTKAVLVHRTRYSGQRVAVGMDHLIEGPEGFHVTAECAEDQGRVSVTTVLHPGEELRLTKFTAYGWSATRSLPAVRDQVEAALTAARYTGWNGLVAEQREFLKDFWETSDIQIDGDVELQQAVRFALFHVLQAGARSEERAIPAKGLTGPGYDGHSFWDTETFVLPVLTYCLPDAVKQALRWRHTTLPLARERAAQLGLAGAVFPWRTIRGEECSGYWPAGTAAFHIGADIAVAAVRYVRATGDVEFEKAYGLELLVETARMWRSLGHHDAAGRFRIEGVTGPDEYSAVADNNVFTNLMAQTNLRAAAEAAARHQTVAAALGVDTEETAAWRDAARAMYIPYDEKLGVHPQADGFTDHQLWDFDATPPEKYPLLLHYPYFDLYRKQVVKQADLVLAMQVRGDAFTDEQKARNFAYYERLTVRDSSLSACTQAVIAAEVGQLDLAYDYTAEAALMDLHDLGGNTKDGLHMASLAGACLALVAGFGGLRDHGDQLSFRPRLPAGLRRLAFAMKIRGTLLHVEITHTRTTYTLRRGSSLNLLHEGEPLRVEPGRPASRPMAVPETPERCLQPPGREPARRQQQSGPAVGSGAEPPHLAAE